One Streptomyces coeruleorubidus DNA segment encodes these proteins:
- a CDS encoding alpha/beta fold hydrolase, with amino-acid sequence MGTITTSDDVTIHYEDQGTGPPLVLIHGWGFSGRFFTRNLDALAEHARVITVDLRGHGDSGKPRHGYRVSRLAKDLFDLLEELDLREVTVLGWSLGCPVIWSYLELFGSHRLARAVYVEQAPRQYYAPDWPHAHATCYDEPSLAALQTQLTCDPPAFDEDQIGTIFAGEPTPQERELLLAEMAKSPAYARNALMADHTRHDWRDLLPTLRLPSLVLVARQDQVFPWQGPAWVGEALPGARTVFFEHSGHALFFDEPEKFHRTVTGFLTDSGNDTGVLV; translated from the coding sequence ATGGGGACCATCACCACCAGCGACGACGTCACCATCCACTACGAGGATCAGGGCACCGGCCCTCCCCTCGTCCTGATCCACGGCTGGGGCTTCAGCGGCCGCTTCTTCACCCGCAACCTGGACGCCCTCGCCGAACACGCCCGCGTCATCACCGTCGATCTGCGCGGTCACGGCGACTCCGGCAAACCACGTCACGGCTATCGCGTGTCGAGGCTGGCCAAGGACCTGTTCGACCTTCTCGAAGAACTCGACCTGCGCGAGGTCACCGTTCTGGGCTGGTCACTGGGCTGCCCGGTCATCTGGAGCTATCTGGAACTGTTCGGCAGCCACCGCCTGGCCCGCGCGGTGTACGTCGAGCAGGCACCCCGCCAGTACTACGCACCGGACTGGCCGCACGCACACGCCACTTGCTACGACGAACCCTCCCTGGCCGCCCTGCAGACCCAGCTCACCTGTGACCCGCCGGCCTTCGACGAGGACCAGATCGGCACCATCTTCGCGGGCGAACCCACCCCGCAGGAGAGGGAGTTGCTCCTGGCCGAGATGGCCAAGTCACCCGCGTACGCACGCAACGCCCTGATGGCCGACCACACCCGCCACGACTGGCGCGACCTGCTGCCCACGCTCCGGCTGCCCAGCCTGGTCCTGGTGGCACGGCAGGACCAGGTGTTCCCCTGGCAGGGCCCTGCCTGGGTCGGCGAGGCGCTCCCGGGCGCCCGGACCGTCTTCTTCGAGCACAGCGGCCACGCGCTGTTCTTCGACGAGCCGGAGAAGTTCCACCGGACGGTCACCGGCTTCCTGACCGACAGCGGGAACGACACGGGAGTACTCGTATGA
- a CDS encoding class I mannose-6-phosphate isomerase, with protein MDWYPLRLTTPVKQHVFGGRALAERLGRTGLPDGRVAETWEVSDVDGEGARVAEGPLAGRTLRRLVEDHPDELVGRGWRGPRFPVLTKFIDGTGALPVHLHADDDTARRLEDEPHGKTEAWHVLDAAPGATALVGTKAGVDRETLHQALLAQDFDAVMRRLPVRAGQTVYVPGGTLHSFGPGTLVHEIEQTSDIQQHAMRRHMEDGSELDDAAWHTNLGRLLDEWRPGPRPEFHSGLTIQVDDAVERTVLCAGPYFALERWRAGTTAPLVHDFSTALVVSNAGAPVSVESGGRSERLGRARSLLLPAALGRVRIQGPADVLLGYLPDLEQDIRSPLLAAGHGAAAVAALGEGLTDPLT; from the coding sequence ATGGACTGGTACCCCTTGCGGTTGACCACCCCGGTCAAGCAGCACGTCTTCGGCGGTCGGGCCCTCGCCGAACGGCTGGGCCGTACCGGCCTGCCCGACGGCCGGGTCGCCGAGACCTGGGAGGTCAGCGATGTGGACGGCGAGGGAGCACGGGTCGCGGAGGGTCCGCTGGCCGGCCGCACGCTGCGCCGGCTCGTCGAGGATCACCCCGACGAACTCGTGGGGCGCGGGTGGCGCGGCCCGCGATTCCCGGTGCTGACCAAGTTCATCGACGGCACCGGCGCCCTCCCGGTCCATCTCCACGCCGACGACGACACCGCACGCCGGCTGGAGGACGAGCCCCACGGCAAGACCGAGGCGTGGCATGTCCTCGACGCGGCCCCGGGAGCCACCGCCCTGGTGGGGACGAAAGCCGGTGTGGACCGGGAGACGCTGCACCAGGCTCTGCTCGCACAGGACTTCGACGCGGTCATGCGCCGGCTTCCGGTGCGGGCCGGGCAGACCGTCTACGTGCCTGGCGGCACCCTGCACAGTTTCGGCCCCGGCACCCTGGTCCACGAGATCGAGCAGACCTCCGACATCCAGCAGCACGCCATGCGCCGGCACATGGAGGACGGCTCGGAACTGGACGACGCGGCGTGGCACACCAACCTCGGGCGGCTGCTCGACGAGTGGCGTCCCGGACCACGCCCCGAGTTCCACTCCGGCCTGACCATCCAGGTCGACGACGCGGTGGAGCGCACCGTGCTGTGCGCCGGCCCGTACTTCGCGCTGGAGCGGTGGCGGGCGGGCACCACGGCCCCACTGGTGCACGACTTCTCCACCGCGCTGGTCGTCAGCAACGCCGGTGCCCCGGTCAGCGTGGAGTCCGGTGGCCGGTCCGAGCGGCTCGGTCGGGCACGGAGCCTGTTGCTGCCGGCCGCGCTGGGCCGCGTACGGATCCAGGGGCCCGCCGACGTCCTCCTCGGCTACCTGCCCGACCTGGAGCAGGACATCCGCTCGCCCCTGCTCGCCGCGGGGCACGGGGCCGCCGCCGTGGCCGCCCTCGGTGAGGGCCTCACCGACCCACTCACGTAG
- a CDS encoding SDR family oxidoreductase encodes MSKPAQQQQPPGTEAAMRPQADHGEHSYRGSGRLAGKKALITGGDSGIGKAVAIAYAREGADVLLSHLNEEEDDARDTARWVEEAGREAVLVPGDLSDPAHCREVVARAVEAFGRIDVLVSNAAFQMFRDSIEEIPDEEWDHTLATNLSAMFHLCKAAVPHMKPGASIIASSSVNSDSPPPGLLAYNATKAGIANMVGSLSQSLAERGIRVNSVAPGPIWTPLIPATMPPEQVQDFGGQTPLGRAGQPAELAPVYVMLASDESAYVSGARIAVTGGQPIL; translated from the coding sequence ATGTCCAAGCCCGCCCAGCAGCAACAGCCTCCGGGTACCGAAGCGGCGATGCGGCCCCAGGCCGACCACGGTGAGCACAGCTACCGCGGATCGGGCCGACTGGCCGGGAAGAAAGCCCTGATCACCGGTGGTGACAGCGGTATCGGCAAGGCCGTCGCGATCGCCTACGCCCGCGAGGGCGCCGATGTCCTCCTCTCGCACCTGAACGAGGAGGAGGACGACGCCCGCGACACGGCGCGCTGGGTGGAGGAGGCCGGCCGCGAGGCGGTCCTGGTGCCGGGCGACCTGTCCGACCCCGCCCACTGCCGGGAGGTGGTGGCACGGGCCGTGGAGGCGTTCGGCCGCATCGACGTCCTGGTCAGCAACGCGGCGTTCCAGATGTTCCGCGACTCGATCGAGGAGATCCCCGACGAGGAGTGGGACCACACGCTGGCGACCAACCTCAGCGCCATGTTCCACCTCTGCAAGGCGGCGGTGCCGCACATGAAGCCGGGTGCGTCGATCATCGCGTCCAGCTCGGTGAACTCCGACTCGCCGCCGCCGGGCCTGCTGGCGTACAACGCGACGAAGGCGGGCATCGCCAACATGGTCGGCTCGCTGTCCCAGTCGCTCGCCGAGCGGGGCATCCGGGTCAACAGCGTCGCCCCCGGGCCCATCTGGACGCCGCTGATCCCCGCCACGATGCCGCCCGAGCAGGTCCAGGACTTCGGCGGACAGACACCACTGGGACGGGCCGGGCAGCCGGCCGAACTCGCCCCCGTGTACGTCATGCTCGCCTCGGACGAGTCCGCGTACGTCTCGGGTGCGCGCATCGCGGTCACGGGCGGCCAGCCCATCCTCTGA
- a CDS encoding sugar phosphate isomerase/epimerase family protein: protein MNSPTASPFPFPYGVNQFTTMPWSFEEDLAHYARLGIEAMELCETKLHDDHDRAKTQLASVAGTGLPISSVQPLVRTVFPSETQPDPAGRRDRLARFRRSVELIAPFAPGAVFVTNTGPAPDGNLHEAVRQVVTHHRELADIAADHGVRIALEPLNPVLLNAETAIWTYRQALDVIQEVDRENVGVCLDLWNLWQDPDLVPGLADAPDRLFLLQVSDWRTPRSRMDRRTVGTGDIPVGRLLHAAHDAGYRGPCVLEIFSDNVPDSLYETDLDDLLRTNRTALESAWRTAAG, encoded by the coding sequence ATGAACAGCCCGACAGCGTCGCCGTTCCCCTTCCCCTACGGCGTCAACCAGTTCACCACCATGCCCTGGTCCTTCGAGGAGGACCTGGCGCACTACGCCCGCCTCGGCATCGAAGCGATGGAGCTGTGCGAGACCAAGCTCCACGACGACCACGACCGCGCCAAGACCCAACTCGCCTCGGTCGCCGGGACGGGACTGCCGATCAGCTCGGTCCAGCCCCTCGTACGGACCGTGTTCCCCAGCGAGACCCAGCCGGACCCCGCCGGTCGGCGTGACCGGCTGGCCCGCTTCCGCCGCAGCGTGGAGCTGATCGCACCGTTCGCCCCGGGCGCGGTCTTCGTCACCAACACCGGGCCGGCGCCCGACGGAAACCTGCACGAGGCGGTCCGCCAGGTCGTCACCCACCACCGCGAACTGGCGGACATCGCAGCCGACCACGGCGTACGGATCGCGCTGGAACCCCTCAATCCCGTCCTGCTCAACGCGGAGACCGCCATCTGGACCTACCGGCAGGCGCTCGACGTCATCCAGGAGGTCGACCGCGAGAACGTGGGCGTCTGCCTCGACCTGTGGAACCTGTGGCAGGACCCGGACCTGGTCCCCGGCCTCGCCGACGCTCCCGACCGCCTGTTCCTGCTCCAGGTCAGCGACTGGCGCACGCCCCGCTCGCGGATGGACCGGCGCACCGTCGGCACCGGCGACATCCCGGTCGGCCGACTTCTGCACGCCGCCCACGACGCCGGCTACCGCGGCCCCTGCGTCCTGGAGATCTTCTCCGACAACGTGCCGGACTCGCTCTACGAGACGGACCTGGACGATCTCCTGCGCACCAACCGGACGGCCCTCGAGTCGGCCTGGCGGACTGCCGCCGGCTGA